Proteins encoded together in one Onychomys torridus chromosome 1, mOncTor1.1, whole genome shotgun sequence window:
- the Fut1 gene encoding galactoside alpha-(1,2)-fucosyltransferase 1 codes for MWTPSRRQLCLVFLLVCVLSTGSFFFHLHGRNFFRNELTLSLLCPDYHLLKSPVAMVCLPRPLQTVNASPSCPGQFSSLSGTWTISPGGRFGNQMGQYATLLALAQLNGRQAFIHPEMHATLAPVFRISLPVLDPEVDSLTPWQHLVLHDWMSEEYSHLEDPFLKLSGFPCSWTFFHHLREQIRREFTLHDHLREGAQHLLSGLRLGPSGIRPHTFVGVHVRRGDYLEVMPNRWKGVVGDQAYLQQAMDWFRARHKDPIFVVTSNGMKWCLENIDTAHGDVVFAGNGQESTPGKDFALLTQCNHTIMTIGTFGFWAAYLAGGDTVYLANFTLPDSEFLKIFRPEAAFLPEWVGINADLSPLQAQVDPWELDSLLRLV; via the coding sequence ATGTGGACCCCCAGCCGGAGGCAGCTGTGCCTGGTCTTCTTGCTGGTCTGTGTGCTCTCCACCGGCTCCTTCTTTTTCCACCTGCATGGAAGAAACTTCTTTCGAAATGAGctaactctctctctcctgtgtccaGACTACCACCTGCTGAAGTCCCCAGTGGCCATGGTATGCCTGCCCCGCCCATTGCAAACAGTCAATGCCTCCCCTTCCTGTCCCGGACAATTCTCCTCACTCTCTGGGACTTGGACCATCTCCCCAGGAGGCAGGTTCGGTAACCAGATGGGGCAGTATGCCACATTGCTGGCCCTGGCCCAGCTCAATGGCCGCCAAGCTTTCATCCATCCTGAGATGCATGCCACCCTGGCCCCAGTGTTCCGCATCTCCCTGCCCGTGCTAGACCCTGAGGTGGACAGCCTCACGCCTTGGCAGCATTTAGTCTTGCATGACTGGATGTCAGAGGAGTACTCCCACCTGGAGGACCCCTTCCTCAAGCTGTCCGGCTTCCCTTGCTCTTGGACCTTTTTCCACCACCTCCGGGAACAGATCCGCAGGGAGTTCACCCTGCATGACCACCTTCGGGAGGGCGCCCAGCACCTGCTGAGCGGGCTCCGTCTGGGCCCCTCGGGCATCCGCCCTCACACCTTTGTGGGTGTCCATGTGCGTCGTGGGGACTATCTGGAAGTCATGCCCAATCGTTGGAAAGGTGTAGTGGGTGACCAAGCTTACCTGCAGCAAGCCATGGACTGGTTCCGGGCCCGACACAAAGACCCCATCTTTGTCGTCACCAGCAATGGCATGAAATGGTGTTTGGAGAATATTGACACAGCCCACGGTGATGTGGTCTTCGCTGGCAATGGACAAGAGAGTACACCGGGGAAAGATTTTGCGCTGCTTACACAATGTAACCACACCATCATGACTATTGGTACCTTTGGCTTCTGGGCCGCCTATTTAGCTGGTGGAGACACTGTCTACCTCGCCAACTTCACCCTGCCAGACTCAGAATTTCTGAAGATCTTCAGGCCTGAGGCAGCCTTCCTTCCCGAGTGGGTGGGCATTAATGCAGACCTGTCCCCACTTCAGGCTCAGGTTGACCCTTGGGAGCTAGACAGTCTTTTAAGATTGGTTTGA
- the Izumo1 gene encoding izumo sperm-egg fusion protein 1 has translation MGPRFTLLLVALAVCPARPCIICDPFVVAALKTLEQSYLPGHLAPEHHENVMKRVVQAVKDFKDLPLNQDTYVGAVDEDTLEQASWSFLKDLKRITDSDVKGELFVKELFWMLRLQKDIFATLAMRFQKEVYCPNQCGTMLQTLIWCNRCEKQVHSCRKSMDCGERRIEVPRLEDMVLDCQLGWHHASEGLTDYSFYRVWGNSSETLLSKGKEPYLTKTMVGPEDAGNYRCELGTINSGPATIIHFRVIVLPQRTAEEKPAPNIITQEEEEEVAPGHVTAETLEPVISMANHLKPPRAAKHHRLLILLILGLIILVASIIVSVLHFKKARGKSKTSSLDVKSSKSEFKSSDQERSSFQPESSPPVESKPSQGDSVAEDTEDKGEESES, from the exons atggggcCGCGTTTTACACTCTTGCTGGTGGCTCTGGCCGTGTGTCCGGCGAGGCCCTGCATCATATGCGACCCGTTTGTAGTGGCTGCGCTAAAGACTTTGGAGCAGAGTTACCTGCCTGGCCACCTGGCACCCGAGCATCATGAAAACGTAATGAAGAGGGTGGTGCAGGCAGTGAAGGACTTCAAGGATCTGCCTTTGAATCAAGATACCTATGTGGGGGCCGTGG aTGAGGACACACTGGAACAGGCATCCTGGAGTTTTCTGAAGGATCTGAAACGTATCACAGACAGTGATGTAAAAG GAGAGCTCTTTGTAAAGGAATTATTCTGGATGCTCCGTCTGCAAAAGGACATTTTCGCCACCCTTGCTATGCGTTTCCAAAAGGAAG TTTATTGTCCCAACCAATGTG GAACGATGTTGCAGACTCTGATCTGGTGTAATAGGTGTGAGAAGCAGGTCCACTCCTGTCGCAAATCCATGGATTGTGGGG AGCGCCGGATAGAGGTGCCTCGATTGGAAGATATGGTCCTGGACTGCCAGCTCGGTTGGCATCATGCTTCTGAGGGACTTACGGATTACAGTTTTTACAGG GTTTGGGGGAACAGTTCTGAGACCTTGCTGTCCAAGGGGAAAGAACCCTACCTGACCAAGACGATGGTGGGTCCAGAGGATGCCGGCAACTACCGCTGCGAGCTGGGAACCATCAACTCTGGTCCTGCCACCATCATTCATTTCCGTGTCATAG TATTGCCCCAAAGGACAGCAGAAGAAAAACCGGCACCAAACATCAtaacccaggaggaggaggaggaggtggcccCTGGACATGTGACTGCAGAGACCCTGGAGCCCGTCATTTCAATGGCCAATCACCTCAAACCACCGAGAGCTGCGAAACACCACCGCCTCTTAATCCTGTTGATCCTTGGCCTCATAATTCTGGTGGCCAGCATCATTGTCTC GGTACTTCACTTCAAGAAAGCTAGAGGTAAATCCAAGACCTCAAGTTTGGACGTGAAATCCTCAAAGTCAGAATTCAAGTCGTCAGATCAGGAAAGGTCCTCTTTCCAGCCGGAGTCATCCCCTCCGGTAGAATCGAAGCCCTCTCAGGGTGATAGTGTTGCCGAGGACACCGAGGACAAGGGCGAGGAATCAGAAAGCTAA
- the Rasip1 gene encoding ras-interacting protein 1 isoform X1, whose amino-acid sequence MLSGERKEGGSPRFGKLHLPVGLWINSPRKQLAKLGRRWPSAASVKSSSSDTGSRSSEPLPPPPPPHVELRRVGAVKAAGGASGSRAKRISQLFRGSGAGGAGGPGTPGGAQRWASEKKLPDLAAGVAPEPPLPTRAAVPPGVLKIFAAGLASGANYKSVLATERSTARELVAEALERYGLAGGRGAGDGGCVDAYALCDALGRPAAGVGGGEWRAEHLRVLADAERPLLVQDLWRARPGWARRFELRGREEARRLEQEAFGAADPDGTNAPSWRTQKNRSRAASGGAALASPGPASGSGTPTGSGGKERSENLSLRRSVSELSLQGRRRRQQERRQQALSMAPGAADTQMVPTDPGDFDQLTQCLIQAPSNRPYFLLLQGYQDAQDFVVYVMTREQHVFGRGGPSSSRGGSPAPYVDTFLNAPDILPRHCTVRAGPEPPAMVRPSRGAPVTHNGCLLLREAELHPGDLLGLGEHFLFMYKDPRSGGSGPARPPWLPARPGAAPPGPGWAFSCRLCGRGLQERGEALAAYLDGREPVLRFRPREEEALLGEIVRSAASGAGDLPPLGPATLLALCVQHSARELELGHLPRLLGRLARLIKEAVWEKIKEIGDRQPENHPEGAPEVPLTPEAVSVELRPLILWMANTTELLSFVQEKVLEMEKEADQEGLSSDPQLCNDLELCDEALALLDEVIMCTFQQSVYYLTKTLYSTLPALLDSNPFTAGAELPGPGAELEAMPPGLRPTLGVFQAALELTGQCELHPDLVSQTFGYLFFFSNASLLNSLMERGQGRPFYQWSRAVQIRTNLDLVLDWLQGAGLGDIATEFFRKLSIAVNLLCVPRTSLLKASWSSLRTDYPTLTPAQLHHLLSHYQLGPGRGPPPSWDPPPAERDAVDTGDIFESFSSHPPLILPLGSSRLRLTGLVTDDALHRELRRLRRLLWDLEQQELPANHRHGPPVAATP is encoded by the exons ATGCTATCTGGTGAACGAAAGGAGGGCGGAAGCCCCCGCTTTGGGAAACTCCATCTCCCAGTGGGCCTGTGGATCAATTCCCCAAGAAAGCAGCTGGCCAAACTGGGGCGGCGCTGGCCCAGCGCTGCCTCTGTCAA GTCGTCGTCCTCCGACACGGGGAGCCGCAGCAGCGAAcccctgccgccgccgccgccgccgcacgTGGAGCTGCGGCGCGTGGGCGCGGTGAAGGCGGCGGGGGGCGCGTCGGGCAGCCGCGCCAAGCGCATCTCGCAGCTGTTTCGGGGCTCGGGGGCCGGCGGTGCCGGGGGCCCTGGCACGCCCGGGGGTGCGCAGCGCTGGGCCAGCGAGAAGAAGCTGCCTGACCTGGCGGCGGGGGTAGCCCCGGAGCCCCCGCTGCCCACGCGCGCCGCTGTGCCCCCGGGCGTGCTCAAGATCTTCGCGGCCGGGCTGGCGTCGGGCGCCAACTACAAGAGTGTGCTGGCCACGGAGCGTTCCACGGCGCGCGAGCTAGTGGCAGAGGCGCTGGAGCGCTACGGGCTGGCGGGCGGCCGCGGAGCGGGCGACGGCGGCTGCGTGGACGCCTACGCGCTGTGCGACGCGCTCGGCCGGCCCGCGGCGGGCGTGGGCGGCGGCGAGTGGCGCGCCGAGCACCTGCGCGTGCTGGCCGACGCCGAGCGCCCCCTGCTGGTGCAGGACCTGTGGCGCGCGCGGCCGGGCTGGGCGCGGCGCTTCGAGCTGCGCGGCCGCGAGGAGGCACGCCGGCTGGAGCAAGAGGCCTTCGGGGCTGCGGACCCAGACG GCACCAACGCCCCATCTTGGCGGACACAGAAGAACCGGTCTCGGGCAGCATCTGGTGGGGCGGCTCTGGCCAGTCCAGGTCCAGCGTCAGGATCGGGGACCCCCACTGGGTCTGGGGGCAAGGAGCGGTCTGAAAATTTGTCCCTGCGTCGCAGTGTGTCTGAGCTGAGTCTGCAGGGGCGGAGACGACGGCAGCAAGAGCGCAGGCAGCAGGCACTTAGCATGGCCCCAGGGGCAGCTGACACCCAGATGGTACCCACAGACCCCGGAGACTTCGACCAGTTGACTCAGTGCCTCATCCAGGCACCCAGCAACCGTCCCTACTTCCTTCTGCTCCAGGGCTACCAGGATGCTCAG GACTTTGTGGTGTACGTGATGACCCGAGAGCAGCACGTGTTCGGCCGAGGTGGACCCTCATCGTCCCGCGGCGGGTCCCCAGCCCCATATGTGGACACCTTCCTCAACGCTCCAGACATCCTGCCGCGACACTGCACGGTGCGTGCGGGCCCCGAGCCCCCGGCCATGGTGCGCCCATCCCGGGGCGCCCCGGTGACGCACAATGGTTGTCTTCTGCTACGCGAGGCGGAGCTGCACCCTGGAGACCTGCTGGGCCTGGGAGAGCATTTCCTGTTTATGTACAAGGACCCCCGCTCCGGGGGCTCTGGGCCCGCTCGTCCACCTTGGCTGCCTGCGCGCCCCGGGGCCGCGCCACCCGGGCCGGGCTGGGCCTTTTCCTGTCGCCTTTGTGGCCGTGGCCTGCAGGAACGCGGAGAGGCGCTGGCCGCCTACCTGGACGGCCGCGAGCCGGTGCTACGGTTCAGACCACGAGAGGAAGAGGCGCTGCTGGGCGAGATCGTGCGCTCTGCAGCCTCAGGCGCAGGGGACCTGCCCCCGCTCGGGCCTGCCACTCTGCTGGCCCTGTGTGTACAGCATTCGGCGAGGGAGCTGGAGCTGGGCCATCTGCCGCGCCTGCTGGGCCGCCTGGCCCGGCTCATTAAAGAGGCCGTTTGG gaaaaaattaaagaaattggaGACCGCCAGCCAGAGAA ccACCCAGAGGGAGCGCCTGAggtgcctctgactcccgaggcTGTGTCTGTGGAGCTGCGACCACTCATACTGTGGATGGCCAACACCACAGAGCTGTTGAGCTTCGTGCAGGAGAAAGTtctagagatggagaaagaggctgACCAGGAGG GCCTGTCCTCAGACCCACAGCTCTGCAATGACTTGGAACTTTGTGACGAGGCCTTGGCCCTCCTGGATGAGGTCATCATGTGTACTTTCCAGCAGTCTGTCTACTACCTCACCAAG ACTCTTTATTCAACACTTCCAGCTCTCCTGGACAGTAACCCTTTCACCGCTGGGGCCGAGCTGCCAGGGCCCGGTGCAGAGCTGGAGGCCATGCCGCCTGGACTCAGGCCTACCCTGGGTGTGTTCCAGGCAGCTCTGGAACTGACCGGCCAGTGTGAGCTGCACCCTGACCTCGTGTCCCAGACGTTTGGCTACTTGTTCTTCTTCTCCAATGCATCCCTTCTCAACTCACTGATGGAACGAG GTCAAGGCCGACCTTTCTATCAATGGTCTCGAGCTGTCCAAATTAGAACCAACTTGGATCTCGTTTTGGATTGGCTGCAGGGGGCTGGGCTGGGTGACATTGCCACCGAATTCTTCCGGAAACTCTCCATTGCTGTGAACCTGCTATGTGTGCCCCGAACCTCCCTGCTCAAG GCTTCATGGAGCAGCCTACGGACTGACTACCCCACCCTGACTCCTGCTCAGCTCCACCACCTCCTCAGCCACTACCAGCTGGGTCCTGGCCGTGGACCACCTCCATCCTGGGACCCACCACCTGCAGAAAGAGATGCTGTGGATACAG GAGATATCTTTGAAAGTttttcctcccaccctcctctcATCCTGCCCCTGGGCAGCTCGCGCCTGCGCCTCACTGGCCTGGTGACAGATGACGCATTGCACCGAGAACTACGCAGGCTCCGTCGCCTCCTTTGGGATCTTGAGCAGCAGGAGCTGCCAGCCAATCACCGCCACGGACCCCCGGTGGCTGCGACGCCTTGA
- the Rasip1 gene encoding ras-interacting protein 1 isoform X2 — translation MLSGERKEGGSPRFGKLHLPVGLWINSPRKQLAKLGRRWPSAASVKSSSSDTGSRSSEPLPPPPPPHVELRRVGAVKAAGGASGSRAKRISQLFRGSGAGGAGGPGTPGGAQRWASEKKLPDLAAGVAPEPPLPTRAAVPPGVLKIFAAGLASGANYKSVLATERSTARELVAEALERYGLAGGRGAGDGGCVDAYALCDALGRPAAGVGGGEWRAEHLRVLADAERPLLVQDLWRARPGWARRFELRGREEARRLEQEAFGAADPDGTNAPSWRTQKNRSRAASGGAALASPGPASGSGTPTGSGGKERSENLSLRRSVSELSLQGRRRRQQERRQQALSMAPGAADTQMVPTDPGDFDQLTQCLIQAPSNRPYFLLLQGYQDAQDFVVYVMTREQHVFGRGGPSSSRGGSPAPYVDTFLNAPDILPRHCTVRAGPEPPAMVRPSRGAPVTHNGCLLLREAELHPGDLLGLGEHFLFMYKDPRSGGSGPARPPWLPARPGAAPPGPGWAFSCRLCGRGLQERGEALAAYLDGREPVLRFRPREEEALLGEIVRSAASGAGDLPPLGPATLLALCVQHSARELELGHLPRLLGRLARLIKEAVWEKIKEIGDRQPENHPEGAPEVPLTPEAVSVELRPLILWMANTTELLSFVQEKVLEMEKEADQEDPQLCNDLELCDEALALLDEVIMCTFQQSVYYLTKTLYSTLPALLDSNPFTAGAELPGPGAELEAMPPGLRPTLGVFQAALELTGQCELHPDLVSQTFGYLFFFSNASLLNSLMERGQGRPFYQWSRAVQIRTNLDLVLDWLQGAGLGDIATEFFRKLSIAVNLLCVPRTSLLKASWSSLRTDYPTLTPAQLHHLLSHYQLGPGRGPPPSWDPPPAERDAVDTGDIFESFSSHPPLILPLGSSRLRLTGLVTDDALHRELRRLRRLLWDLEQQELPANHRHGPPVAATP, via the exons ATGCTATCTGGTGAACGAAAGGAGGGCGGAAGCCCCCGCTTTGGGAAACTCCATCTCCCAGTGGGCCTGTGGATCAATTCCCCAAGAAAGCAGCTGGCCAAACTGGGGCGGCGCTGGCCCAGCGCTGCCTCTGTCAA GTCGTCGTCCTCCGACACGGGGAGCCGCAGCAGCGAAcccctgccgccgccgccgccgccgcacgTGGAGCTGCGGCGCGTGGGCGCGGTGAAGGCGGCGGGGGGCGCGTCGGGCAGCCGCGCCAAGCGCATCTCGCAGCTGTTTCGGGGCTCGGGGGCCGGCGGTGCCGGGGGCCCTGGCACGCCCGGGGGTGCGCAGCGCTGGGCCAGCGAGAAGAAGCTGCCTGACCTGGCGGCGGGGGTAGCCCCGGAGCCCCCGCTGCCCACGCGCGCCGCTGTGCCCCCGGGCGTGCTCAAGATCTTCGCGGCCGGGCTGGCGTCGGGCGCCAACTACAAGAGTGTGCTGGCCACGGAGCGTTCCACGGCGCGCGAGCTAGTGGCAGAGGCGCTGGAGCGCTACGGGCTGGCGGGCGGCCGCGGAGCGGGCGACGGCGGCTGCGTGGACGCCTACGCGCTGTGCGACGCGCTCGGCCGGCCCGCGGCGGGCGTGGGCGGCGGCGAGTGGCGCGCCGAGCACCTGCGCGTGCTGGCCGACGCCGAGCGCCCCCTGCTGGTGCAGGACCTGTGGCGCGCGCGGCCGGGCTGGGCGCGGCGCTTCGAGCTGCGCGGCCGCGAGGAGGCACGCCGGCTGGAGCAAGAGGCCTTCGGGGCTGCGGACCCAGACG GCACCAACGCCCCATCTTGGCGGACACAGAAGAACCGGTCTCGGGCAGCATCTGGTGGGGCGGCTCTGGCCAGTCCAGGTCCAGCGTCAGGATCGGGGACCCCCACTGGGTCTGGGGGCAAGGAGCGGTCTGAAAATTTGTCCCTGCGTCGCAGTGTGTCTGAGCTGAGTCTGCAGGGGCGGAGACGACGGCAGCAAGAGCGCAGGCAGCAGGCACTTAGCATGGCCCCAGGGGCAGCTGACACCCAGATGGTACCCACAGACCCCGGAGACTTCGACCAGTTGACTCAGTGCCTCATCCAGGCACCCAGCAACCGTCCCTACTTCCTTCTGCTCCAGGGCTACCAGGATGCTCAG GACTTTGTGGTGTACGTGATGACCCGAGAGCAGCACGTGTTCGGCCGAGGTGGACCCTCATCGTCCCGCGGCGGGTCCCCAGCCCCATATGTGGACACCTTCCTCAACGCTCCAGACATCCTGCCGCGACACTGCACGGTGCGTGCGGGCCCCGAGCCCCCGGCCATGGTGCGCCCATCCCGGGGCGCCCCGGTGACGCACAATGGTTGTCTTCTGCTACGCGAGGCGGAGCTGCACCCTGGAGACCTGCTGGGCCTGGGAGAGCATTTCCTGTTTATGTACAAGGACCCCCGCTCCGGGGGCTCTGGGCCCGCTCGTCCACCTTGGCTGCCTGCGCGCCCCGGGGCCGCGCCACCCGGGCCGGGCTGGGCCTTTTCCTGTCGCCTTTGTGGCCGTGGCCTGCAGGAACGCGGAGAGGCGCTGGCCGCCTACCTGGACGGCCGCGAGCCGGTGCTACGGTTCAGACCACGAGAGGAAGAGGCGCTGCTGGGCGAGATCGTGCGCTCTGCAGCCTCAGGCGCAGGGGACCTGCCCCCGCTCGGGCCTGCCACTCTGCTGGCCCTGTGTGTACAGCATTCGGCGAGGGAGCTGGAGCTGGGCCATCTGCCGCGCCTGCTGGGCCGCCTGGCCCGGCTCATTAAAGAGGCCGTTTGG gaaaaaattaaagaaattggaGACCGCCAGCCAGAGAA ccACCCAGAGGGAGCGCCTGAggtgcctctgactcccgaggcTGTGTCTGTGGAGCTGCGACCACTCATACTGTGGATGGCCAACACCACAGAGCTGTTGAGCTTCGTGCAGGAGAAAGTtctagagatggagaaagaggctgACCAGGAGG ACCCACAGCTCTGCAATGACTTGGAACTTTGTGACGAGGCCTTGGCCCTCCTGGATGAGGTCATCATGTGTACTTTCCAGCAGTCTGTCTACTACCTCACCAAG ACTCTTTATTCAACACTTCCAGCTCTCCTGGACAGTAACCCTTTCACCGCTGGGGCCGAGCTGCCAGGGCCCGGTGCAGAGCTGGAGGCCATGCCGCCTGGACTCAGGCCTACCCTGGGTGTGTTCCAGGCAGCTCTGGAACTGACCGGCCAGTGTGAGCTGCACCCTGACCTCGTGTCCCAGACGTTTGGCTACTTGTTCTTCTTCTCCAATGCATCCCTTCTCAACTCACTGATGGAACGAG GTCAAGGCCGACCTTTCTATCAATGGTCTCGAGCTGTCCAAATTAGAACCAACTTGGATCTCGTTTTGGATTGGCTGCAGGGGGCTGGGCTGGGTGACATTGCCACCGAATTCTTCCGGAAACTCTCCATTGCTGTGAACCTGCTATGTGTGCCCCGAACCTCCCTGCTCAAG GCTTCATGGAGCAGCCTACGGACTGACTACCCCACCCTGACTCCTGCTCAGCTCCACCACCTCCTCAGCCACTACCAGCTGGGTCCTGGCCGTGGACCACCTCCATCCTGGGACCCACCACCTGCAGAAAGAGATGCTGTGGATACAG GAGATATCTTTGAAAGTttttcctcccaccctcctctcATCCTGCCCCTGGGCAGCTCGCGCCTGCGCCTCACTGGCCTGGTGACAGATGACGCATTGCACCGAGAACTACGCAGGCTCCGTCGCCTCCTTTGGGATCTTGAGCAGCAGGAGCTGCCAGCCAATCACCGCCACGGACCCCCGGTGGCTGCGACGCCTTGA
- the Mamstr gene encoding MEF2-activating motif and SAP domain-containing transcriptional regulator, translating into MQESMTQVSTPALAMTLAASSQRSQIIRSKFRSVLQLRIHRRNQDCTSDPWISASGPALPPVPAPFLVSPGVVSPEPAYCPWRSPKKESSRNSQHWKEPKVRGNLTYHLYMPPERSQGPRADLQEEGSTLGPPGPPLWEEKNSQRPHPRMKPSSSGDSSPSPPSHKLELQTLKLEELTVSELRQQLRLRGLPVSGTKSMLLERMRGGAPPRERQKPRREDKEAAAPWPRLRPKTLGPTRRSGTVKASAATRGLRFSGAADPLGAAPARAPAPAPAAAAAPASAPVPASDPALAPAPASAPAPAPAPAPAPVPASALVPAPTPFPTSPANLTLEEELQEAIHRAQLLPNRDIDDILEVQVEPDDLLPPIIPLDFPGSFDVLSRSPDSEGFSSVFSSLPSPSSSLSPSPRALTDSLDWLEALSGGPPLGSGPPGPSIFSADLSDSSGTRLWELLPDPW; encoded by the exons ATGCAGGAGTCCATGACTCAG gtctccaccccagccttggCAATGACCCTGGCAGCCTCCTCTCAGCGCTCCCAAATCATCCGTTCCAAGTTCCGCTCTG TCCTGCAGCTTCGGATCCACAGACGGAATCAAGACTGCA CTTCAGATCCATGGATCTCAGCTTCAGGCCCAGCTCTGCCCCCAGTTCCTGCTCCTTTCCTTGTCAGCCCTGGCGTCGTGTCCCCTGAGCCAGCCTATTGTCCTTGGAGGTCTCCAAAGAAG GAATCTTCCAGGAACTCCCAACACTGGAAGGAGCCCAAGGTCAGGGGGAACTTGACATATCACCTGTACATGCCTCCAGAACGGAGCCAAGGGCCTAGGGCAGATCTCCAAGAGGAGGGGTCAACCCTGGGTCCTCCGGGGCCACCTCTGTGGGAAGAGAAAAACTCACAGAGGCCACACCCTCG GATGAAGCCCTCCTCATCAGGAGACTCCAGTCCCTCACCCCCTTCACACAAGCTGGAACTTCAGACCCTTAAATTGGAAGAGCTGACG GTCTCAGAGCTCCGGCAGCAGCTGCGCCTGCGGGGACTCCCAGTCTCGGGGACCAAGTCGATGCTCCTGGAGCGCATGCGCGGTGGCGCCCCGCCCAGAGAACGGCAGAAACCCCGGCGCGAGGACAAAGAGGCCGCGGCTCCCTGGCCGCGCCTCAGGCCTAAGACGCTGGGACCTACCCGGCGGTCGGGCACG GTAAAGGCAAGTGCGGCGACTCGTGGGCTGAGGTTCTCTGGAGCAGCGGATCCCCTGGGGGCAGCTCCGGCTCGggctccggctccggctccgGCTGCGGCTGCGGCTCCAGCTTCGGCTCCAGTTCCAGCTTCAGATCCAGCTTTAGCTCCTGCTCCAGCTTcggctccggctccggctccagctccagctccagctccagttcCAGCTTCAGCTCTAGTTCCAGCTCCAACTCCCTTTCCAACATCTCCAGCCAACCTGACTCTGGAGGAGGAGCTGCAGGAAGCGATCCATAGGGCGCAG CTGCTTCCGAACCGGGACATCGATGACATCCTGGAAGTCCAAGTGGAGCCAGATG ACCTGCTGCCTCCCATCATCCCCTTGGACTTCCCTGGCTCATTTGACGTGCTGTCTCGCTCCCCGGACTCGGAAGGCTTCTCTTCCGTCTTTTCTTCACTCCCATCCCCCTCTAGCTCCCTGTCCCCTTCTCCAAGGGCCCTCACAGATTCCTTGGACTGGCTGGAGGCCTTGAGTGGGGGTCCGCCGCTGGGCTCTGGGCCTCCAGGCCCCAGCATCTTCTCAGCGGACTTATCTGACTCCAGTGGCACTCGGCTTTGGGAACTGCTGCCGGATCCATGGTGA
- the Fut2 gene encoding galactoside alpha-(1,2)-fucosyltransferase 2, producing the protein MANAQAPFSFPLAHFLVFIFVTSTIIHLQHRIVKIPPLSEMPIGDAAVTEMPGSGEMPGSGQLQGMFTINSIGRLGNQMGEYATLFALARMNGKPAFIPASMHSALAPIFRISLPVLHSDTDRKIPWQNYHLNDWMEERYRHIPGRYVRLTGYPCSWTFYHHLRPEILQEFTLHDHVREEAQAFLRGLRVNGSQPSTFVGVHVRRGDYVHVMPNVWKGVVADRGYLEQALDRFRARYPSSVFVVTSNGMAWCKENIDASRGDVVFAGNGIEGSPAKDFALLTQCNHTIMTIGTFGIWAAYLAGGDTIYLANYTLPDSPFLKIFKPEAAFLPEWVGIPADLSPLLKH; encoded by the coding sequence GATTCCACCTCTGTCAGAGATGCCCATAGGAGACGCAGCAGTCACAGAGATGCCAGGGAGTGGCGAGATGCCAGGGAGTGGCCAGCTACAGGGCATGTTCACCATCAATTCCATTGGCCGCCTGGGGAACCAGATGGGCGAGTATGCCACGCTGTTCGCCCTGGCCAGGATGAACGGAAAGCCCGCATTCATCCCCGCGTCCATGCACAGCGCCCTGGCGCCCATTTTCAGGATCAGCCTGCCGGTGCTGCACAGCGACACTGACAGGAAGATCCCGTGGCAGAACTACCACCTCAATGACTGGATGGAGGAGCGGTACCGCCACATCCCGGGGCGCTATGTGCGCCTCACAGGGTACCCGTGCTCCTGGACCTTCTACCACCACCTGCGCCCTGAGATCCTGCAGGAGTTCACCCTGCACGACCATGTGCGTGAGGAGGCCCAGGCTTTCCTGCGTGGCCTGCGGGTGAATGGGAGCCAGCCGAGTACGTTTGTGGGTGTCCATGTGCGCCGGGGGGACTATGTGCATGTCATGCCCAATGTGTGGAAGGGCGTGGTGGCTGACCGCGGTTACTTGGAACAGGCCCTGGACAGGTTCCGGGCACGTTATCCATCTTCAGTCTTCGTGGTCACAAGCAATGGTATGGCCTGGTGCAAGGAGAACATCGATGCCTCCCGAGGGGATGTGGTGTTCGCTGGCAATGGTATCGAGGGTTCGCCAGCCAAGGACTTTGCACTCCTCACCCAGTGCAACCACACCATCATGACTATTGGAACCTTCGGGATTTGGGCGGCCTACCTGGCAGGTGGGGACACCATCTACCTAGCCAACTACACCCTTCCCGATTCTCCCTTCCTCAAAATCTTCAAGCCAGAGGCAGCCTTTCTACCCGAGTGGGTGGGCATCCCGGCAGACCTGTCCCCACTCCTTAAGCACTAA